In Gloeomargarita sp. SRBZ-1_bins_9, one genomic interval encodes:
- a CDS encoding NADPH-dependent FMN reductase, translating to MGKVVLPVILGTVRQGRLSEQVARWLVAQIQAQYPDVVTELIDIRTLPIRTDDAGPAIKYPPFAAKVQAADGLILVVPEYNHGYPGMLKHVLDSNYPEYRFKAVGLCGVSVGGFGGTRVIEALIPVMRAYGLCMTPIDLQFSYVDRLFDAQGQFLAAEEYQPRLTRFMDELLWLARTLQWGRTTIPLP from the coding sequence ATGGGCAAGGTGGTGTTGCCGGTGATTTTGGGGACAGTGCGCCAGGGACGCCTGAGCGAGCAGGTGGCCCGCTGGCTCGTTGCTCAAATCCAGGCGCAATACCCGGATGTGGTGACGGAGTTGATCGACATTCGCACGTTGCCGATCCGCACGGATGACGCGGGACCGGCGATTAAGTACCCCCCGTTTGCGGCCAAGGTGCAGGCTGCCGACGGTCTGATCCTGGTGGTGCCGGAGTATAACCATGGCTATCCGGGAATGCTCAAGCATGTCCTAGACAGCAATTACCCGGAGTATCGGTTCAAGGCGGTGGGGTTGTGTGGGGTGTCGGTGGGGGGCTTTGGCGGCACACGGGTCATCGAAGCGCTGATTCCAGTGATGCGGGCCTACGGTTTGTGCATGACCCCCATTGATTTGCAGTTCAGCTATGTGGACCGCCTGTTTGATGCCCAGGGCCAGTTTTTGGCGGCTGAGGAGTATCAACCGCGCTTGACCCGGTTTATGGATGAGTTGTTGTGGCTGGCGCGCACGTTGCAATGGGGACGTACGACGATACCCTTGCCCTAG
- a CDS encoding vitamin K epoxide reductase family protein, protein MSKLRNRRRSTPWWQRHSHPMMGILASIGAVETAYITITHWLGGSVICPTTGCDQVLKSAYAQLFGIPLSLVGFVFYGAVAVIAFFLAPKQDEDFPWAWALFALTTAMLVSSGYFVYLMAFPIGAWCVYCVTSAILSVLLWFLATFGRTWRDVGQLLTTALVVGVVALLGILAAYNGVEASPGQVGQAPPPVTTRSGPAEIALAEHLRRVGAREYGAYWCPHCHQQKQLFGKEAAAKIDYVECDPRGVNSQAQLCQEKGIRGYPTWEINGKLYPGVKLLDQLADLTGYRGPRNFINQPVLLR, encoded by the coding sequence ATGAGCAAGTTACGCAACCGTCGCCGTAGTACCCCCTGGTGGCAACGCCATTCCCATCCCATGATGGGCATCCTTGCCAGTATTGGGGCGGTAGAAACGGCCTATATCACCATCACCCACTGGTTGGGCGGCAGCGTGATTTGCCCGACCACTGGCTGCGACCAGGTGCTCAAGAGTGCCTACGCCCAGTTGTTCGGCATTCCCCTGTCCCTGGTGGGCTTTGTGTTTTACGGGGCCGTGGCGGTGATTGCCTTTTTTTTGGCGCCGAAACAGGATGAGGATTTCCCCTGGGCCTGGGCCTTATTTGCTCTGACCACGGCCATGCTGGTCTCCAGTGGTTATTTCGTGTATTTGATGGCCTTCCCCATCGGCGCTTGGTGTGTCTACTGCGTGACGTCGGCCATTTTGAGTGTTTTGCTGTGGTTTTTGGCCACCTTTGGTCGCACCTGGCGGGATGTCGGGCAATTGTTGACCACGGCGTTGGTGGTTGGAGTGGTCGCCCTGCTGGGCATCCTGGCTGCTTACAATGGTGTGGAGGCGTCTCCTGGTCAGGTCGGTCAAGCGCCGCCGCCGGTAACCACACGCTCAGGACCAGCGGAGATCGCCCTGGCCGAACACCTACGCAGGGTGGGGGCGCGGGAATACGGGGCCTACTGGTGTCCCCACTGCCATCAGCAGAAGCAACTGTTTGGCAAGGAGGCGGCGGCCAAAATTGATTACGTCGAGTGCGACCCCAGGGGTGTTAATAGCCAGGCGCAACTGTGCCAGGAAAAGGGCATCCGGGGCTATCCCACCTGGGAGATCAACGGTAAGTTGTACCCCGGTGTCAAACTGCTGGACCAACTGGCGGATTTGACGGGCTATCGCGGGCCGCGCAATTTTATCAACCAACCGGTGCTGTTGCGGTAA
- a CDS encoding MotA/TolQ/ExbB proton channel family protein — MEVVRRLFAAGGVVMWPLLGFSILALALVLERLVFWVRVMTTQPQIVQETLSLYERSPRSAMILLKQNSHLPLARIFLAALELEDPTPEEFRLALETAAQAELPLIKRFNTVFETIISLSPLLGLLGTVLGLITSLANLRLGEAGGTQAVAVTSGISEALISTAAGLVVAMITLLFANMFRGLYQRQIALIQEYGGQLELLYRHYYEKGGVHAAARGE, encoded by the coding sequence ATGGAAGTGGTCCGTCGTCTGTTTGCCGCCGGTGGGGTCGTCATGTGGCCGTTGCTGGGGTTTTCCATCTTGGCCCTGGCGCTGGTGCTGGAACGCCTGGTGTTTTGGGTGCGGGTGATGACAACGCAACCCCAGATCGTCCAGGAAACCTTGTCCCTTTACGAGCGCAGCCCCCGCTCGGCCATGATCTTGCTCAAACAAAACAGCCATCTACCCCTAGCGCGGATTTTTTTGGCTGCCCTGGAGCTGGAGGACCCCACGCCGGAGGAGTTTCGTTTGGCTTTGGAAACGGCCGCCCAGGCGGAATTACCCCTGATCAAGCGCTTCAATACGGTGTTTGAGACGATCATCAGCCTATCGCCGCTGCTGGGGTTGCTGGGGACGGTGCTGGGATTGATTACCAGCTTGGCCAATTTGCGTCTGGGGGAGGCGGGGGGCACGCAAGCGGTGGCGGTGACCTCAGGCATCAGTGAAGCGTTGATTTCGACGGCGGCGGGCCTGGTGGTGGCGATGATTACGTTGCTGTTTGCCAATATGTTTCGGGGGCTATACCAGCGCCAGATTGCTTTAATCCAGGAGTACGGGGGGCAGTTGGAGTTGCTGTATCGCCATTACTACGAAAAAGGAGGGGTCCATGCGGCTGCCCGAGGAGAGTGA
- the nfi gene encoding deoxyribonuclease V (cleaves DNA at apurinic or apyrimidinic sites), with the protein MAVFHLPPDWPTTPEAAQALQAQLAAQVRTTDDLPPIHTVAGVDVGFVENNQVARAAIAVLRYPDLQLQDQAIAYLPVDFPYIPGLLSFREIPVILAALNQLTHLPDLLLCDGQGIAHPRRCGIACHLGLITDIPAIGVAKSRLVGHHAPVPDRPGAWQPLIDRGEIIGAALRTRPGTNPLYVSPGHRISLTTSIAHVLNCTRRYRLPETTRLAHKLASRRPTQPYQCELL; encoded by the coding sequence GTGGCGGTTTTTCACTTACCCCCCGATTGGCCCACCACCCCTGAGGCCGCCCAGGCGTTACAGGCCCAATTGGCTGCCCAAGTACGCACCACCGACGATTTGCCGCCGATTCATACCGTCGCTGGCGTGGATGTGGGGTTTGTGGAGAACAACCAAGTTGCCCGGGCCGCCATCGCCGTCCTCCGTTACCCCGACTTGCAACTGCAAGACCAGGCCATCGCTTATTTGCCGGTGGACTTTCCCTACATTCCCGGGTTGCTGTCCTTTCGGGAAATCCCGGTCATTTTGGCCGCCCTCAACCAACTTACCCACCTGCCCGACCTGCTTTTGTGTGACGGTCAGGGCATCGCCCACCCCCGGCGCTGCGGTATCGCCTGTCACCTGGGGCTGATCACGGACATTCCCGCCATCGGCGTGGCCAAATCCCGTCTGGTGGGCCATCACGCCCCCGTTCCCGACCGCCCCGGCGCCTGGCAACCCCTGATCGACCGCGGGGAAATCATCGGCGCGGCCCTGCGCACCCGCCCCGGCACCAACCCGCTGTACGTTTCCCCCGGTCACCGCATTAGCTTGACCACCAGCATCGCCCACGTCCTGAACTGCACCCGCCGCTACCGCCTGCCGGAAACCACCCGCCTGGCCCATAAACTCGCCTCCCGCCGCCCCACCCAACCCTACCAATGTGAACTTTTGTAA
- a CDS encoding biopolymer transporter ExbD, whose amino-acid sequence MRLPEESEPQAHINIVPMIDVIFAILVYFMVSTLSLTRLESLPVNLPGATTGQVQNAPPITVSLDRQGRVAVNRQVVPLEQVKPRVQALAPPGKSTVVVISADRDASYGQVVALMDQLRQIPGVRLAVATQRP is encoded by the coding sequence ATGCGGCTGCCCGAGGAGAGTGAACCCCAGGCGCACATCAACATCGTACCCATGATTGATGTGATTTTTGCCATCCTGGTGTACTTTATGGTCAGTACGCTTTCCCTGACGCGCCTGGAAAGTTTGCCGGTGAATCTGCCGGGGGCGACGACGGGTCAGGTGCAAAATGCGCCGCCGATCACGGTGAGCCTAGACCGCCAGGGGCGGGTGGCTGTCAATCGGCAGGTGGTACCTTTAGAGCAGGTAAAACCGCGGGTGCAGGCACTGGCGCCCCCAGGGAAAAGTACGGTGGTGGTGATTTCGGCTGACCGGGATGCGAGTTATGGACAAGTGGTGGCGCTCATGGACCAATTGCGGCAAATTCCGGGGGTGCGCCTTGCGGTGGCCACTCAGCGTCCTTAG
- a CDS encoding TonB family protein → MVTSWRWRRRPPTNLWLYGGLSLLLHSAVLLALRWVEAPTETAPVAELPPIEIVEAPPVVQEAPSPPDTANRAAQNLVDQGSARPDLPLSAEMTRRGPDRPASQPTPAASDHQETVSQPAPLVPTEPSPQPRPVLPLSPPPEPLAQETPAPQPTPSPVVRQQPAVAPEPVARPAVTPAPTPPVAPTSDPRRVARASEPASPASSPRPAPPPKGNAGLLGGPIHRGGSQAWFDQEANSTRNAPGPTQLAARQDVDLGPYLANLRRRVQQNWRPRTPDRQRQTVVGFTIDRSGQIGNLRVLRSSGSPQTDAETLEAIQRAAPFGPLPENFAYNQLEIEFTFNIYVNNVVIQQPRSWYGF, encoded by the coding sequence ATGGTGACTTCCTGGCGCTGGCGACGACGACCACCCACCAACTTGTGGTTATACGGGGGACTTTCCTTGCTATTGCACAGTGCAGTCCTGCTGGCCCTGCGGTGGGTGGAGGCGCCGACCGAAACTGCCCCTGTCGCCGAGTTGCCCCCCATCGAAATTGTGGAAGCGCCCCCGGTGGTCCAAGAAGCTCCCTCTCCACCTGACACGGCCAACCGCGCCGCCCAAAACCTGGTGGACCAGGGGAGCGCGCGCCCGGATTTGCCCCTAAGTGCAGAAATGACCCGTCGCGGCCCCGACCGCCCGGCCAGTCAACCGACACCGGCGGCATCCGACCACCAGGAGACCGTTTCGCAACCTGCACCCTTGGTCCCGACAGAACCTTCACCGCAGCCAAGGCCCGTCCTTCCCCTATCTCCCCCGCCTGAACCGCTGGCCCAAGAAACGCCTGCGCCCCAGCCGACGCCTAGCCCGGTGGTTCGCCAGCAACCTGCCGTGGCGCCAGAACCTGTTGCCCGACCCGCGGTTACGCCGGCCCCGACCCCACCCGTGGCACCTACATCTGATCCCCGGCGTGTCGCCCGCGCGTCCGAACCGGCATCGCCAGCATCGTCTCCGCGCCCGGCCCCACCACCCAAGGGCAATGCGGGTCTCCTGGGGGGACCGATCCATCGCGGTGGTTCCCAGGCTTGGTTTGACCAGGAGGCCAATAGCACCCGCAATGCCCCCGGTCCGACGCAACTGGCTGCACGGCAGGATGTGGACTTGGGACCCTATCTGGCCAACCTGCGCCGCCGGGTGCAGCAAAACTGGCGTCCCCGCACACCCGACCGGCAACGGCAAACGGTGGTGGGTTTTACCATTGACCGCAGTGGTCAGATTGGCAATTTGCGTGTGTTGCGTTCGTCGGGTTCCCCCCAGACGGATGCGGAGACCCTGGAGGCTATTCAGCGGGCGGCGCCCTTTGGTCCCTTGCCGGAAAACTTTGCCTACAACCAACTGGAAATCGAATTCACCTTCAACATCTATGTCAATAACGTGGTGATTCAACAGCCCCGGAGTTGGTATGGTTTTTAG
- a CDS encoding BtpA/SgcQ family protein: protein MDLAQIFGTAHPVIGVVHLLPLPTSPRWGGSLQAVIERAEQEASALAAGGADGIIIENFFDAPFTQHQVDPAVVSAMSLIAQRVRALVDLPLGINVLRNDALSAMAIATNVGAQFIRVNVLTGVMATDQGLIEGCAHRLLRYRRELDSSVKIFADVLVKHARPLGTPNLTTAVQETIHRGLADGIILSGWATGHPPTREDLELARAAAGAVPVLVGSGANPDNVAHLLAAADGVIVASCLKRKGQIDQPIDPQRVSRFVQAVRRCLEPLDSLSSHASSDPSFTHTYEQVTQPSP from the coding sequence ATGGATTTGGCGCAGATTTTCGGCACGGCCCACCCGGTCATTGGCGTGGTTCACCTGCTGCCGCTACCGACATCGCCCCGCTGGGGGGGGAGCCTACAGGCGGTGATCGAACGGGCGGAACAGGAGGCCAGTGCCTTGGCCGCGGGGGGGGCTGACGGTATTATCATTGAGAACTTTTTTGACGCCCCCTTTACCCAGCACCAGGTGGACCCAGCGGTGGTCAGCGCCATGAGTTTGATTGCTCAACGGGTGCGGGCGCTGGTGGATTTGCCCTTAGGGATCAATGTGCTGCGCAACGATGCCCTGAGCGCCATGGCCATTGCCACCAACGTAGGGGCGCAATTTATCCGGGTGAATGTGCTCACGGGGGTGATGGCGACGGACCAAGGGTTGATCGAAGGGTGCGCCCATCGCCTATTGCGCTACCGGCGGGAGCTAGACAGTTCGGTAAAGATTTTTGCCGATGTCCTGGTGAAACACGCCCGTCCCTTGGGGACCCCCAATTTGACGACGGCGGTGCAGGAGACGATTCACCGGGGGTTGGCGGATGGGATTATTCTGTCGGGCTGGGCAACGGGGCATCCCCCCACCCGGGAAGACTTGGAACTGGCCCGAGCAGCTGCAGGTGCGGTGCCGGTTTTAGTTGGGAGTGGCGCCAACCCGGATAATGTGGCCCATTTGTTGGCGGCGGCCGATGGGGTGATTGTGGCCAGTTGTCTCAAACGCAAGGGCCAAATCGATCAGCCCATTGACCCCCAACGGGTGAGTCGTTTTGTCCAGGCGGTGCGGCGCTGTCTGGAACCGCTCGATTCGCTGTCCAGTCATGCTTCCTCAGACCCCTCATTTACCCACACCTATGAGCAAGTTACGCAACCGTCGCCGTAG
- a CDS encoding DUF1257 domain-containing protein, whose amino-acid sequence MSHFSTLRTKITDAEVLKQSLRDLGFQVKTNADVRGYNGQRLRADIVAVLEGEYDLGWSRNADGTFDLIADLWGVAKKYNQTELINSINQKYAINKTLAEVKRPGLQNANVKLVVQK is encoded by the coding sequence ATGTCTCACTTCAGCACCTTGCGGACCAAAATCACGGACGCCGAAGTGCTCAAGCAGTCCCTGCGGGACCTGGGCTTCCAGGTGAAGACCAACGCCGACGTGCGGGGCTACAACGGTCAACGGCTGCGGGCGGACATCGTGGCCGTGTTGGAAGGTGAATATGACCTGGGTTGGTCTCGCAACGCCGATGGCACCTTTGACCTGATCGCCGACCTGTGGGGGGTGGCCAAAAAGTACAACCAAACCGAGTTGATCAACTCCATCAACCAAAAGTACGCCATTAACAAGACCCTGGCGGAAGTGAAGCGGCCTGGTCTGCAAAACGCCAACGTGAAGCTGGTGGTGCAAAAGTAA
- a CDS encoding AAA family ATPase, whose translation MLDELVTLLKAQYPLIYVVTPEEERAEQWIVQAAQETRAVQRVFTWTVTHGLLEYGHPRHASQHHNTVSPETALDWVIRHKEPGVFIFKDLHPFLDSPAVNRWLRDAVASFRGTRKTIILLSPVLQVPVELEKEVAVVDFPLPTPEQLAEVLNQQLVQMKQTRLDKATREKLIAAAQGLTRDEAEKVFRKAQVVGGGRLTEAEVGIVAAEKKQLIRRNGILEYLEAETTLDQVGGLEELKRWLRQRSQAFTERARQYGLPQPKGMLILGVPGCGKSLIAKTTARLWELPLLRLDMGRVYDGSMVGRSEANLRSALKTAESIAPVILFIDELDKAFAGSAGSADSDGGTSSRIFGTFLTWMQDKTSPVFVMATANRVDRLPGEFLRKGRFDEIFFVDLPNLEERREIFRIHLSQRRRDIDRFDLDQLAQVTEGFSGAEIEQAVVAAMYEAFAQDREFTQLDIIAAVKATLPLSRTMMEQVTALRDWAKQRARPAAASVAEYQRLEF comes from the coding sequence ATGTTGGATGAGTTGGTGACGTTGCTGAAGGCGCAGTACCCACTAATCTATGTGGTTACGCCGGAGGAGGAGCGGGCGGAGCAGTGGATTGTACAGGCGGCCCAGGAAACGCGGGCGGTACAGCGGGTTTTTACCTGGACGGTGACCCATGGTTTGTTGGAGTACGGTCACCCCCGCCACGCCAGTCAGCACCACAACACGGTTTCGCCGGAAACGGCTTTGGACTGGGTGATTCGCCACAAGGAACCGGGGGTGTTTATCTTCAAGGATTTGCACCCGTTTTTGGATTCGCCGGCGGTGAATCGGTGGTTGCGGGATGCGGTGGCTAGTTTCCGGGGCACCCGCAAGACGATTATTCTTCTGTCGCCGGTGTTGCAGGTGCCGGTGGAGTTGGAAAAGGAAGTGGCGGTGGTGGATTTTCCCCTGCCGACGCCGGAGCAGTTGGCCGAGGTGTTGAACCAGCAGTTGGTCCAGATGAAGCAGACGCGGCTGGACAAGGCGACGCGGGAGAAATTGATTGCGGCGGCCCAGGGGCTAACGCGGGATGAGGCGGAAAAGGTGTTTCGCAAGGCCCAGGTGGTGGGGGGAGGGCGTCTGACGGAGGCGGAAGTGGGGATTGTGGCGGCGGAGAAGAAGCAGTTGATCCGGCGCAACGGCATTTTGGAGTACTTGGAGGCGGAAACGACGCTGGATCAGGTGGGGGGGTTGGAGGAATTGAAGCGGTGGTTGCGGCAGCGGTCCCAGGCGTTTACGGAGCGGGCGCGGCAGTATGGTTTACCCCAGCCCAAGGGGATGTTGATCCTGGGTGTGCCGGGGTGTGGGAAGTCTTTGATTGCCAAGACCACGGCCCGGTTGTGGGAATTGCCCCTGCTGCGGCTGGACATGGGGCGGGTTTACGACGGTTCGATGGTGGGCCGGTCGGAGGCGAATTTACGCAGCGCCCTGAAGACGGCGGAGTCCATTGCCCCGGTGATTCTGTTTATTGATGAGTTGGACAAGGCCTTTGCCGGGTCGGCGGGGTCAGCGGATAGTGATGGCGGCACTTCTTCCCGGATTTTCGGCACGTTTTTGACCTGGATGCAGGACAAGACGTCACCGGTGTTTGTGATGGCGACAGCCAACCGGGTGGACAGGTTGCCGGGGGAATTCCTGCGTAAGGGGCGTTTTGATGAGATTTTCTTTGTGGATTTGCCCAACCTGGAGGAGCGCCGGGAGATTTTCCGTATCCATCTATCCCAGCGGCGGCGCGATATTGACCGGTTCGATTTGGATCAGTTGGCCCAGGTGACGGAGGGGTTTTCTGGGGCGGAAATCGAGCAGGCGGTGGTTGCGGCGATGTACGAGGCCTTTGCCCAGGACCGGGAGTTTACCCAGTTGGACATTATTGCGGCGGTGAAAGCGACGTTGCCTCTTTCGCGGACGATGATGGAGCAGGTGACGGCCCTCCGGGATTGGGCCAAGCAGCGGGCGCGGCCGGCAGCGGCTTCAGTGGCGGAGTACCAGCGACTGGAGTTTTGA
- a CDS encoding S-layer homology domain-containing protein, whose amino-acid sequence MVSSFPQISLGLVLILTLAGCAGTNWERSLAPDPRLTPTPSPSPVVEPSPSPSPEPVALAGLDRIPAALQPLVQDVINLGVIPAGEVQLDQPATRRQFARWLMAVQQRLYRDQIERQVRPATFGTTPVFADVPRSDPDFTLIQGLAEAGIIPSRLTGGSSGPLRFEPDRFLTRETLITWKVSLDIPGKLPTGTVQAVTETWGFGDAAQISPLALGALVVDYRREPSTVRQVWGRTRLFLPDKPVSQAQALAALWFCGTGDALVTAREALK is encoded by the coding sequence ATGGTTTCATCCTTTCCCCAAATCAGCCTGGGCCTGGTGTTGATCCTGACACTGGCGGGTTGTGCCGGCACGAACTGGGAGCGTTCCCTGGCGCCCGACCCCCGCCTCACCCCTACCCCCAGCCCTTCGCCAGTTGTTGAACCGAGTCCCTCACCGTCGCCGGAACCGGTGGCCCTCGCTGGTCTAGACCGCATTCCGGCAGCCCTGCAACCTTTGGTGCAAGATGTGATCAACCTGGGGGTCATTCCCGCCGGTGAGGTGCAGCTCGACCAGCCGGCGACCCGCCGCCAGTTTGCCCGCTGGTTGATGGCCGTGCAGCAGCGCCTGTACCGGGACCAGATCGAACGCCAAGTGCGCCCTGCCACTTTTGGCACCACACCGGTGTTTGCCGACGTGCCCCGTTCCGACCCCGATTTCACCCTCATCCAGGGGCTGGCCGAAGCCGGCATTATCCCCAGTCGTTTGACCGGAGGCAGTAGCGGACCCCTGCGGTTTGAACCGGACCGGTTCCTCACCCGGGAAACCCTGATCACCTGGAAGGTGAGTTTGGATATTCCCGGCAAATTGCCCACGGGCACGGTACAGGCCGTCACGGAAACCTGGGGTTTTGGGGATGCGGCGCAGATTTCTCCCCTGGCCCTGGGGGCGTTGGTGGTGGATTACCGCCGGGAGCCAAGCACTGTGCGTCAGGTCTGGGGCCGCACCCGTTTGTTTCTGCCCGATAAACCCGTCAGTCAAGCCCAGGCCCTGGCCGCCCTGTGGTTTTGTGGCACCGGTGATGCCCTGGTGACCGCCCGGGAGGCCCTCAAATAA
- a CDS encoding YlqD family protein has product MADGQELILKRSVNIKVIVTPRWKEETLQILQSQINQIDARTQQIDMQVQRAITELKKQPASPQLTEQINSIQFQANDEKSKLLDQKNQILTQLTQVQTLEMEQEVLQGQLDGYFTVKVGENLIEKMQVEVVLRDGVVQEIRGVI; this is encoded by the coding sequence ATGGCAGACGGACAAGAGTTGATTCTCAAACGGTCAGTCAACATTAAGGTAATCGTGACCCCCCGCTGGAAAGAGGAAACCTTGCAAATTCTCCAGTCCCAAATCAATCAAATTGACGCCCGCACCCAACAGATTGATATGCAGGTGCAACGGGCCATCACCGAATTGAAAAAACAACCCGCCAGTCCCCAGTTGACTGAACAGATCAATTCCATTCAGTTCCAGGCCAATGACGAAAAGAGCAAGCTCCTGGACCAAAAAAATCAAATTCTCACCCAATTAACCCAGGTGCAAACCCTGGAGATGGAACAGGAGGTTTTACAAGGTCAACTAGACGGCTATTTCACGGTGAAAGTCGGGGAGAACCTGATCGAAAAAATGCAGGTGGAGGTGGTGCTGCGGGATGGGGTAGTGCAGGAAATTCGCGGCGTTATTTGA
- a CDS encoding ABC transporter ATP-binding protein, with the protein MVKEVGRRRHDWQLLQQIGRYAGHYRRWLTLAIFLLLPLSFAGAVQPVLIGQVISLIRQEPLPPFLAQLPLEQGLQLLLVVLFITIALRLGLQGVQSYLVQKIGQHITAQIRQDLFDHVLALPMAYFDRTPVGKLITRLTSDVEALGDVFATGAVGILIDVLTLMALGVMMFQQQWFLALLLLTLLVPVAGLITYFQTQFRRANYQSREELSRLNSLIQENIQGISIVQLFGRESYNARLFRQVNRRYIREVDKTIFHDAAISATLEWIALVAIAGVLLAGGGLVLGNKLTFGVLASFILFAQRLFDPLRELAEKFTLIQAGFIAVERIQEIREQPISIQDPAQPLTLPPDGRGEIRFEQVSFGYKPGEWALKNVDLVIHPGEKVALVGPTGAGKSSVIRLLCRLYEPQVGRILIDGVDIRCLAQRDLRRYVGVILQEPFLFSGDIYSNIVLGETYTPAQVETVARQLGIHDWITSLPQGYHTPVRQRGSNLSTGQKQLIAFARIAIRQPRILVLDEATASLDVATESLLQQALQSLTQGRTVVMIAHRLATVRAVDRILVLKAGQIIESGSHEELLARQGLYAHLYRLQFPGLLTSG; encoded by the coding sequence ATGGTGAAGGAGGTCGGGCGGCGGCGTCATGACTGGCAATTATTGCAGCAAATCGGTCGTTATGCGGGCCATTACCGGCGTTGGCTGACGCTAGCTATTTTTTTACTTTTGCCCCTTTCCTTTGCCGGAGCCGTGCAGCCGGTCCTCATCGGACAAGTCATCTCCCTGATTCGTCAGGAACCGCTCCCCCCCTTTCTGGCCCAATTGCCCCTTGAGCAGGGTTTACAACTGCTGCTGGTTGTTTTGTTTATCACCATTGCTTTGCGCCTAGGTTTACAGGGGGTCCAGAGCTACTTGGTGCAAAAAATTGGTCAGCACATCACCGCCCAAATTCGCCAGGACTTATTTGACCATGTGCTAGCTTTACCGATGGCCTATTTTGACCGCACACCCGTCGGCAAACTGATCACCCGTTTAACCAGTGATGTGGAGGCCCTTGGGGATGTGTTTGCCACCGGTGCCGTGGGGATTTTGATTGATGTCTTGACCCTGATGGCCCTAGGGGTCATGATGTTTCAACAGCAGTGGTTTCTGGCGCTGTTGCTGCTGACCTTGCTGGTGCCGGTGGCGGGCTTGATTACCTATTTCCAGACCCAATTTCGCCGAGCTAATTATCAGTCTCGCGAGGAATTATCCCGCCTGAATAGCCTGATTCAAGAAAACATCCAGGGCATTAGCATCGTACAATTGTTTGGCCGGGAATCCTACAATGCTCGGCTGTTTCGCCAAGTGAACCGCCGCTATATCCGCGAGGTGGATAAAACCATCTTTCACGATGCGGCCATTTCCGCGACTTTGGAGTGGATAGCTCTGGTGGCCATTGCCGGGGTATTGTTGGCAGGGGGGGGGCTGGTGCTGGGGAATAAGCTCACCTTTGGGGTGCTGGCTAGTTTTATCCTGTTTGCCCAGCGGTTGTTTGACCCCCTGCGGGAACTGGCGGAAAAGTTTACGCTGATCCAGGCGGGGTTTATTGCGGTTGAACGCATTCAAGAAATCCGGGAACAACCCATCAGTATTCAAGACCCGGCCCAACCGTTGACCTTGCCCCCGGATGGCCGAGGGGAAATCCGGTTTGAACAGGTTTCTTTTGGCTACAAACCCGGTGAATGGGCATTAAAAAATGTGGACTTGGTGATCCACCCGGGGGAAAAAGTGGCGCTGGTGGGGCCGACGGGGGCAGGCAAAAGTTCGGTCATCCGTTTGCTGTGTCGTTTGTATGAACCCCAGGTGGGTCGGATTCTGATTGATGGGGTGGATATTCGCTGTTTGGCCCAGCGGGATTTGCGGCGCTATGTGGGGGTGATCCTCCAGGAGCCGTTTCTGTTCAGCGGCGATATCTACAGCAATATCGTCCTGGGGGAAACCTATACCCCGGCGCAGGTGGAAACGGTGGCCCGGCAGTTGGGGATTCACGACTGGATTACCAGCTTGCCCCAGGGCTACCACACACCAGTACGCCAACGGGGCAGTAATCTTTCCACCGGCCAAAAACAACTGATTGCCTTTGCCCGCATTGCCATCCGCCAACCGCGCATTTTGGTGCTTGACGAGGCGACGGCCAGTTTGGATGTGGCTACCGAATCCCTGCTCCAGCAGGCCCTGCAATCCCTGACCCAGGGGCGGACGGTGGTGATGATTGCCCATCGGCTGGCGACCGTTCGGGCGGTGGACCGCATTCTGGTGCTCAAGGCCGGCCAGATCATCGAGTCCGGTTCCCACGAAGAATTGCTGGCGCGCCAGGGACTCTATGCCCACCTCTACCGGTTGCAATTTCCGGGCTTGCTCACTTCGGGGTAA